Genomic segment of Primulina tabacum isolate GXHZ01 chromosome 11, ASM2559414v2, whole genome shotgun sequence:
CAACTAATAACAATAAGTGAAAATGCTTAAATCTAAAAATGCATTATCTTACCTTCCTATAATGATATTGATCCCAACCAGCCTTACTTCTACTTGTGTAccagaagatcctgtaattaaAAGTATCCTTTAGTATGAATAGTTCAGGGTTAGGTAGAACCTCACaaacaataattttttcaaaCACAATAGCTTGGTGGAATTGTAGTATTAGTGTGAAATTGTAGTTCTGGACCAAATCTACACAAGGCATCTtcatctttcaaaataaaatggaaGCTTATTGGCTTAGCAGTTTAATGCACTAAATACAAGATACATTAAGTGAAATTTAACTTACAATATTTCATGGAAATGTTTATATATTGGTTATGCAAGAATCTCTTCCAATGCAAGAATCCCTTCCAATATtgatcaaatctaaaaaaaaagtAGAAAATTATTGCCAACattaaataacaaaataattttaaaataaaacataaaaaatacaCAAATTTATTACCAGATTCAATCTCTTCAAGATGATCCAAGTCTTCTTCTACTTTAATGGGAGAAGATTCTTTTCGGAACCAATCTTGAAGGCAAATGAGAGCTTGCACTAATCGAGGTGTTAATGAACTTCTAAATGAATCTAGAACACGTCCCCCGGTGCTAAAAGCACTTTCCGACGCCACAGTAGAAATAGGAATCGCTAACACATCACGAGCCATCTCAGCCAGAGTAGGAAATTTGGAAGAATTAACTTTCCACCAAAGCAAAATATCAAAATGTTCATTTGCAACATCAACATCTTCATCGAGATACCTATCTAACTCAGTCTTAGCATCCATATTTCACTTTCAGCCTTATGTCTCAAGTATTCTTGTTGTATTAGTGTtcttttatgaatattttctatGTTTATACCCGATGGCTCAACTTTACTAGTGGATGATCCTTGAGACATTTTTGAAGTGACATTCCTATATCCTTCAAACAA
This window contains:
- the LOC142519841 gene encoding zinc finger BED domain-containing protein RICESLEEPER 2-like, giving the protein MDAKTELDRYLDEDVDVANEHFDILLWWKVNSSKFPTLAEMARDVLAIPISTVASESAFSTGGRVLDSFRSSLTPRLVQALICLQDWFRKESSPIKVEEDLDHLEEIESGFWNLRIGSSNILKEMAIRTVLGFSDVEFHSILLTLCYISHY